In the genome of Flaviflexus ciconiae, one region contains:
- the betT gene encoding choline BCCT transporter BetT — translation MNWPVFIVSVVTLVGVSAWTIFGTESATKVLGNVTGWIGQWFGWFYILLATVVVVFVLYVAFSRLGKLRLGPENSRPEFSTFSWVSMLFAAGIGTDLMFFAVAEPVTQYMQPPQTQPESIPAAEEATVWTIFHYGLTGWAMYALMGMALGYMAYRHKRPLAARSALYPIFGDRVNGWLGSVVDAAALLGSVFGLATTLGIGVVQINVGLDILFGVEQGIPAQVSLVALAIVVASISATTGVAKGIRILSQLNVGLAVALAAWVLFWGRTDYLLNALVMNVGDLVAGFPSMTADTMAFNDVSGWMNAWTLFFWAWWVAWASFVGMFLARISRGRTLRQFVLGTLTFPLMYIIMWISIFGNAALDRVINGGEDGNGDTGFANATIDSPELGFFTLIQDYPAATLVVGVATIVALLFYVTSADSGALVMANLTSKLPTPRVDAKAWNRIVWAVISGVLTIGMLLVGGVTALQSATLIMGLPFAIVMLFVMAGLMKALRQDVHRADSLEHSERNVVAGAGAHRYYLEKGPNWRDRLTHAFGQVSSKQAIEYLDRVAEPALRAVAEEMSKNGSGVNVEVVRGDLDVVDDLRQETKVYDRLKITAFEGANQFVYRIIAVNAPTPVYGGRMHAARDRSVRLEVHTTAGGTTYDVMGYSGNAIIHDYLNHFDRHQEYLRNQEETKADQ, via the coding sequence ATCAACTGGCCCGTCTTCATCGTCTCCGTCGTTACCCTCGTCGGGGTCTCGGCATGGACAATCTTTGGAACCGAATCCGCAACGAAAGTCCTCGGGAACGTCACCGGCTGGATCGGTCAGTGGTTTGGCTGGTTCTACATTCTGCTAGCAACCGTCGTCGTCGTCTTCGTCCTCTACGTAGCATTCTCGAGGCTCGGTAAGCTCCGGCTCGGACCTGAGAACTCGAGACCCGAGTTCTCGACCTTCTCATGGGTTTCCATGCTATTTGCGGCGGGTATCGGCACCGACCTCATGTTCTTCGCCGTGGCCGAACCGGTCACGCAGTACATGCAACCGCCCCAGACGCAGCCGGAGTCAATCCCGGCAGCCGAAGAAGCAACCGTGTGGACGATCTTCCACTACGGCCTCACCGGCTGGGCAATGTATGCACTCATGGGCATGGCACTGGGCTACATGGCTTACCGGCACAAGCGGCCCCTGGCAGCACGCAGCGCGCTCTACCCGATCTTCGGGGACCGCGTTAACGGCTGGCTCGGTAGCGTCGTCGACGCCGCCGCACTGCTGGGTTCGGTCTTCGGCCTCGCCACCACCCTCGGTATTGGCGTTGTCCAGATCAACGTCGGACTCGACATCCTCTTTGGTGTCGAGCAGGGCATCCCAGCCCAGGTCTCTCTCGTTGCCCTCGCGATCGTCGTCGCATCCATTTCTGCCACGACAGGTGTCGCCAAGGGTATTCGTATCCTGTCCCAGCTGAACGTTGGCCTCGCTGTAGCGCTCGCTGCGTGGGTTCTTTTCTGGGGACGCACGGACTACCTCCTGAACGCGCTTGTCATGAACGTTGGCGACCTTGTCGCCGGATTCCCCAGCATGACTGCGGACACGATGGCATTCAACGACGTGTCGGGCTGGATGAACGCATGGACGCTGTTCTTCTGGGCTTGGTGGGTTGCCTGGGCATCCTTCGTCGGCATGTTCCTCGCACGCATCTCCCGCGGCCGAACGCTTCGTCAGTTTGTCCTCGGAACCCTCACCTTCCCGCTCATGTACATCATCATGTGGATCTCCATCTTCGGTAACGCAGCACTCGACCGCGTTATCAACGGTGGCGAAGACGGAAACGGCGATACCGGGTTTGCGAACGCCACAATTGACTCCCCAGAGCTAGGGTTCTTTACTCTGATCCAGGATTATCCGGCCGCAACACTCGTCGTCGGCGTGGCAACAATCGTGGCGCTACTGTTCTATGTGACATCGGCAGACTCCGGTGCGCTCGTCATGGCGAACCTGACTTCCAAGCTTCCCACGCCACGCGTGGACGCGAAGGCATGGAACAGGATCGTATGGGCGGTTATTTCCGGTGTCCTCACGATCGGCATGCTACTTGTCGGCGGTGTTACCGCCCTCCAGTCAGCCACACTGATCATGGGCCTACCATTCGCGATCGTCATGCTGTTCGTCATGGCGGGACTCATGAAGGCATTGCGTCAGGACGTTCACCGGGCCGATTCTCTTGAACACTCGGAACGCAACGTCGTCGCTGGCGCCGGTGCGCACCGCTACTACTTGGAGAAGGGCCCGAACTGGCGGGACCGCCTCACCCACGCCTTCGGGCAGGTGTCCTCCAAGCAGGCCATCGAGTACCTCGACCGGGTTGCCGAACCAGCACTGCGAGCAGTGGCGGAAGAAATGTCGAAGAACGGTTCCGGAGTGAACGTCGAAGTGGTCCGAGGCGACCTCGATGTCGTCGACGACCTGCGGCAGGAAACCAAGGTCTACGACAGGCTCAAGATCACCGCGTTCGAAGGCGCCAACCAGTTCGTGTACCGAATCATCGCAGTCAACGCACCGACCCCTGTCTACGGCGGACGTATGCATGCAGCACGTGACCGGTCAGTGCGACTGGAAGTACACACAACCGCGGGTGGCACGACCTACGACGTCATGGGTTACTCCGGCAACGCGATTATTCACGACTACCTCAACCACTTCGACCGGCACCAGGAATATCTGCGTAACCAGGAAGAAACAAAGGCAGACCAGTAA
- a CDS encoding TetR/AcrR family transcriptional regulator: MTGKREAKRRDKTERVLNAAQEIFSTQAFDDVTTAQLATRAGLTTGTFFRYATSKSELLIDTYSNVLEQCLADSRDLPLSTAKRNHILALVGPIITATERHSGNVTAFQREVLFGTGQGPNRERAIELVKDIERELTRIVGGDRQLAHALYATLYMAIVRVAVGTLASDRLLADVSAKVDYLLADSEE, encoded by the coding sequence ATGACCGGCAAGAGAGAAGCAAAGCGACGCGATAAGACGGAGCGCGTCCTTAACGCCGCCCAGGAGATTTTCTCCACCCAGGCTTTCGACGACGTGACAACTGCGCAGCTCGCCACCAGAGCAGGGCTGACAACCGGCACGTTCTTCCGGTACGCCACTTCAAAATCCGAGCTTCTCATCGACACATACTCAAACGTCCTCGAGCAGTGCCTCGCAGACAGCAGGGACTTACCTCTTTCCACTGCGAAGCGGAACCATATTCTCGCCCTTGTTGGCCCCATCATCACCGCTACCGAACGCCATTCTGGCAATGTGACCGCATTCCAGCGAGAGGTTCTCTTCGGAACGGGGCAGGGCCCTAACCGCGAGCGCGCCATCGAACTCGTGAAGGACATCGAGCGGGAACTGACGAGAATCGTGGGCGGGGACCGGCAACTTGCTCACGCACTCTACGCCACGTTGTACATGGCGATTGTGCGAGTGGCCGTCGGAACCCTGGCATCCGACCGACTGCTTGCCGACGTGTCAGCAAAGGTCGACTATCTGCTGGCGGATAGCGAAGAATAA
- a CDS encoding biotin--[acetyl-CoA-carboxylase] ligase, which produces MLRTVESIDSTNAELARQWRAGEVRDGDALRALHQTSGRGRMGRSFVELPSEALLLSVIKTLPDTPPIRENAGWLTLATGLAMAEAVRPLAPERVALKWPNDVLLDEKKLGGVLGELLDPEENVLPVVLGCGINTTAQAEPAPGATSLALAGLDPSPETVNGIIDRFLAELDARVEHVAADRIERLHEELSEVCLTPGRQVRVTTVTGGVTEGRAVEIDRQGALVVDTEAGIVRVSGSDANLI; this is translated from the coding sequence ATGCTTAGGACTGTGGAGTCGATTGACTCGACGAATGCTGAACTGGCACGCCAGTGGCGGGCCGGTGAAGTTCGGGACGGAGATGCTCTCCGCGCATTGCATCAGACCTCCGGCCGTGGCCGGATGGGACGCTCCTTTGTTGAATTGCCGAGTGAGGCTCTCCTCCTTTCTGTTATTAAGACCCTTCCCGACACTCCCCCTATTCGTGAGAATGCTGGCTGGCTGACTCTGGCAACCGGATTGGCTATGGCTGAAGCGGTTCGTCCACTCGCTCCCGAGCGCGTTGCTTTGAAGTGGCCGAACGACGTTCTTCTTGATGAGAAGAAACTTGGCGGGGTTCTGGGCGAGCTTCTTGACCCGGAAGAGAATGTTCTTCCGGTTGTTCTCGGATGTGGGATTAATACGACGGCGCAGGCGGAGCCTGCACCCGGTGCTACCTCGCTTGCGCTTGCGGGTCTGGACCCAAGCCCCGAGACCGTGAACGGAATTATTGATCGGTTCCTTGCGGAGCTGGATGCTCGCGTGGAGCACGTTGCAGCGGACCGGATTGAGCGTCTCCACGAGGAGCTCTCCGAGGTGTGCCTTACTCCCGGACGTCAGGTCCGGGTCACGACTGTTACCGGCGGTGTCACGGAGGGGCGGGCTGTCGAGATCGACAGGCAGGGCGCCCTGGTTGTGGATACCGAGGCCGGCATTGTTCGCGTCAGCGGATCTGACGCGAACCTTATCTAA
- a CDS encoding nitrate/nitrite transporter, which translates to MVDSGKVVEGSELKPDLSNWDKEDPARSSSKQAWLTLWITTYSMIIAFCVWFLVSAIAPKLNEIGFDLTTSQLYWLTALPGLSGGLLRLVYMVLPPIIGTRRLVAYSSLLFVVPMIGWFVAVQDTNTPYWWLLVLSFLCGIGGGSFSGYMPSTGYFFPKSKSGTALGIQAGIGNLGMSIIQLVGPWLMGFGLLGLGAMTPQRTSDGESMFVYNAAIVFVPWAIVAAILALELLKDVPVKANIREQLDIFSNPNTWYMTLMYVMTFGLFSGFAAQFGLLIQNNFGSTSQFAGMEGLPQGVTYAFLGPLISSLVRVAWGPLCDRFGGAIWTFVSIVGMSASLFICTFFLRPDSPDEFTGFLWAMIAMFVFSGIGNAGTFKQMPMIMPARQAGGAIGFTAAIAAFGPFFVGIALTAMTPYLWYMICVVFGALCAVICWFRYARPGAPFPG; encoded by the coding sequence ATGGTTGATTCAGGCAAAGTTGTTGAAGGCTCTGAGCTCAAGCCTGATTTGTCGAACTGGGACAAGGAAGATCCTGCGAGGAGTAGTTCCAAGCAGGCCTGGTTGACGCTGTGGATCACCACGTATTCGATGATCATCGCGTTCTGCGTGTGGTTCCTGGTTTCCGCTATTGCTCCGAAGCTCAACGAGATTGGCTTCGATCTGACGACCTCGCAGCTGTACTGGCTGACGGCACTTCCTGGTTTGTCGGGCGGTCTGCTTCGCCTGGTCTACATGGTGCTACCCCCAATCATTGGCACCCGCCGCCTGGTTGCATACTCCTCTCTGCTGTTCGTTGTGCCGATGATCGGCTGGTTCGTTGCCGTGCAGGATACGAACACTCCGTACTGGTGGCTGCTGGTCCTGTCGTTCCTTTGCGGAATTGGCGGCGGCTCGTTCTCCGGCTACATGCCATCGACCGGATATTTCTTCCCGAAATCCAAGTCGGGTACTGCTCTTGGCATTCAGGCAGGGATCGGCAATCTCGGCATGTCGATCATTCAGCTCGTTGGCCCGTGGCTCATGGGCTTTGGCCTGCTGGGGCTGGGTGCCATGACGCCGCAACGGACCAGCGATGGCGAAAGCATGTTCGTGTACAACGCGGCCATCGTTTTCGTGCCGTGGGCTATTGTCGCCGCGATCCTTGCTCTTGAGCTTCTGAAGGATGTTCCGGTCAAGGCCAATATCCGCGAGCAGCTCGATATTTTCTCGAACCCGAACACCTGGTACATGACCCTTATGTACGTCATGACGTTCGGTCTGTTCTCTGGTTTCGCTGCGCAGTTCGGTCTTCTTATTCAGAACAATTTCGGTTCAACCTCGCAGTTTGCTGGCATGGAAGGGTTGCCGCAGGGCGTCACCTACGCCTTCCTCGGCCCCCTGATCTCTTCCCTCGTGCGCGTTGCGTGGGGCCCGTTGTGTGACAGGTTCGGGGGTGCGATATGGACGTTTGTGTCGATTGTCGGCATGAGCGCTTCGCTCTTTATCTGCACGTTCTTCCTTCGTCCCGACAGCCCGGATGAGTTCACGGGATTCCTGTGGGCCATGATCGCCATGTTCGTGTTTTCCGGCATTGGTAACGCCGGAACGTTTAAGCAGATGCCGATGATCATGCCCGCCCGCCAAGCGGGTGGCGCCATTGGTTTCACCGCTGCTATTGCGGCCTTCGGCCCATTCTTTGTCGGTATCGCACTGACCGCGATGACTCCCTACCTCTGGTACATGATCTGCGTCGTCTTCGGCGCTCTCTGTGCCGTTATTTGTTGGTTCCGCTATGCCCGCCCGGGCGCCCCGTTCCCCGGCTGA
- a CDS encoding DMT family transporter has product MKKWLFLIAAIVLEVSGSLSLKAALEAPAFYLIVVAGYAGSFSALFMSLRKGMNLGVGYGIWSATGVALTTILSNLIFNEPITPVIALGIVLVMGGVLIVEIGSHSAQKKVVGSFELDPNLVTYEELARKKVRVKNPKKKMPKKKARKEESRNGKSRKEMEAVR; this is encoded by the coding sequence ATGAAGAAATGGCTATTCCTTATCGCTGCAATCGTCCTTGAAGTAAGCGGGTCGCTGTCACTGAAAGCGGCGCTCGAGGCCCCGGCGTTCTATCTGATAGTTGTCGCGGGGTATGCCGGTTCATTCTCTGCACTGTTTATGTCGCTCCGAAAAGGTATGAATCTTGGGGTTGGCTACGGCATCTGGTCCGCCACCGGCGTTGCCCTCACGACCATTCTGTCGAATCTCATCTTCAACGAACCCATCACCCCGGTCATAGCACTCGGCATTGTTCTCGTCATGGGTGGCGTGCTCATTGTGGAGATCGGATCGCACTCGGCCCAAAAGAAGGTGGTCGGTAGCTTCGAACTAGATCCGAATTTAGTTACCTACGAGGAGCTTGCTCGTAAGAAGGTCAGAGTCAAGAATCCCAAGAAAAAGATGCCCAAGAAAAAGGCTCGCAAGGAAGAGTCCCGCAACGGAAAGTCCCGTAAGGAAATGGAGGCCGTGCGATGA
- a CDS encoding TetR/AcrR family transcriptional regulator has translation MTTKTDILDCAREVLRRGDSLTMDSVASEADLTKAGVVHHFGSKEVLMLAVLDHLLDRWEGELNARAGDGAGPRERLRAYVEYTLLSDMDTSDLALLADPKLFDTLSNRWSERMDGWFGKMQDPRLVTARLVADGAWIDRCLDLLHVEEADRIATVELVNSLIWEGDEV, from the coding sequence GTGACAACGAAAACGGACATTCTTGACTGTGCGCGCGAGGTGCTTCGCCGGGGTGATTCGCTCACCATGGACTCGGTGGCGAGCGAGGCCGACCTGACGAAGGCTGGCGTGGTCCACCACTTCGGTTCGAAGGAGGTGCTGATGCTTGCTGTGCTCGATCACCTCCTTGATCGCTGGGAGGGTGAGCTGAACGCCCGAGCGGGTGACGGTGCTGGTCCAAGGGAGCGGCTCCGCGCTTACGTGGAGTACACGCTCCTTAGCGACATGGATACGTCCGACCTGGCACTGTTGGCTGATCCGAAGCTTTTCGACACGCTCTCCAATCGGTGGTCGGAACGCATGGATGGCTGGTTCGGGAAAATGCAGGACCCGCGGCTCGTGACTGCACGCCTGGTAGCCGACGGTGCCTGGATTGATCGTTGTCTTGATCTTCTCCACGTGGAAGAAGCAGATCGCATTGCCACGGTCGAGCTTGTTAACTCACTGATCTGGGAGGGAGATGAAGTATGA
- the betA gene encoding choline dehydrogenase: MAHYDYVIVGGGSAGSVLANRLSADESTKVLVLEAGRSDWKMDPLIHMPAALMFPSGNPLYDWRYASEPEPHMFGRRISHTRGKVLGGSSSINGMIFQRGNPLDYERWAGDEGMEGWDYAHTLPYFKRMENCLSGADAWRGGSGPLVLTRGPADTPLFGAFLEATQQAGYPPTDDVNGYRQEGFGKFDRNVHKTRRLSASRAYLHPVMYRKNLSVETNAFVTELVTQGTRITGVKYLKFGKQKKQVTAGEVILAGGAFNSPQLLQLTGIGDPEKLGKVGVNTLVDLPGVGSNMQDHLEVYLQYKSKEPVGIGAWLNYGLAPIIGADWLFRRKGVGTSNHFEAGGFIRSNEDVAYPNQMFHFLPIAVRYDGQKSESKYGYQVHIGPMYSDVRGTLDIKSTDPFEHPALRFNYLSTENDRREWVEMVRSARNILNQEAFDPFNGGEMSPGFDTQTDDEILDWVRRDAETALHPSCTAKMGKDDMSVVDPDTMKVHGTEGLRVVDASVFPYITNGNIYAPTMMVAEKASDLIAGNHVLEPLTDVPYYQAKKGMPLYPEGDPRNDGWNARTDIPSAETATARK, from the coding sequence GTGGCGCACTATGATTACGTCATTGTCGGTGGCGGCTCGGCAGGTTCTGTCCTCGCCAACCGTCTTTCCGCCGACGAATCGACGAAGGTCCTTGTCCTCGAAGCCGGACGTAGCGACTGGAAGATGGATCCCCTGATCCACATGCCGGCCGCACTCATGTTCCCCTCCGGCAATCCCCTCTACGACTGGCGGTACGCCAGTGAGCCCGAGCCGCACATGTTTGGGCGCAGGATTTCCCACACGCGCGGCAAGGTCCTTGGCGGATCCTCGTCAATTAACGGAATGATTTTCCAGCGCGGCAACCCGCTCGACTACGAACGTTGGGCTGGCGACGAAGGCATGGAAGGTTGGGATTACGCCCACACCCTGCCCTACTTTAAGCGCATGGAAAACTGCCTGTCGGGTGCTGACGCCTGGCGCGGCGGCTCCGGTCCCCTCGTCCTCACCCGCGGCCCCGCCGATACTCCCCTGTTCGGTGCTTTCCTCGAGGCAACGCAACAGGCCGGGTACCCGCCGACGGACGACGTCAACGGCTACCGTCAGGAAGGCTTTGGCAAGTTCGACCGCAACGTCCACAAAACCCGCCGCCTTTCCGCGTCACGCGCCTACCTGCACCCGGTCATGTACCGCAAGAACCTCAGCGTTGAAACCAATGCGTTCGTGACAGAGCTGGTCACCCAGGGCACCCGGATCACGGGCGTGAAGTACCTGAAGTTCGGTAAGCAGAAGAAGCAGGTCACCGCGGGCGAGGTCATTCTCGCGGGCGGCGCCTTCAACTCGCCCCAACTGCTCCAGCTCACCGGAATCGGCGATCCCGAGAAGCTTGGCAAGGTCGGCGTGAACACGCTCGTTGACCTGCCGGGCGTTGGTTCGAACATGCAGGACCACCTCGAGGTTTACCTCCAGTACAAGTCGAAGGAACCCGTTGGCATTGGTGCCTGGCTTAACTACGGCCTCGCACCGATCATTGGCGCGGACTGGCTGTTCCGCCGCAAGGGCGTTGGCACCTCCAACCACTTCGAAGCGGGCGGCTTCATCCGTTCCAACGAGGACGTGGCATACCCGAACCAGATGTTCCACTTCCTGCCGATCGCAGTGCGTTACGACGGCCAAAAGTCAGAATCGAAGTACGGCTACCAGGTCCACATCGGCCCCATGTACTCCGACGTGCGCGGCACGCTCGACATCAAGTCGACCGACCCGTTCGAGCACCCGGCTCTTCGCTTCAACTACCTGTCAACCGAGAACGATCGTCGCGAATGGGTTGAAATGGTCCGTTCCGCACGCAACATTCTCAACCAGGAAGCGTTCGATCCGTTCAACGGTGGCGAGATGTCACCGGGCTTCGACACTCAGACCGATGACGAGATCCTTGACTGGGTACGTCGTGACGCCGAAACGGCCCTGCATCCCTCGTGCACGGCCAAGATGGGTAAGGACGACATGTCTGTCGTCGACCCGGACACGATGAAGGTGCACGGCACGGAGGGGCTGCGCGTAGTTGACGCTTCGGTCTTCCCCTACATCACGAACGGCAACATTTATGCGCCAACCATGATGGTGGCAGAGAAGGCATCGGACCTCATTGCAGGTAACCATGTTCTTGAGCCCCTGACTGACGTGCCTTACTACCAGGCGAAGAAGGGCATGCCCCTCTACCCCGAAGGCGATCCCCGCAATGATGGTTGGAACGCCCGGACCGATATTCCGTCGGCTGAGACCGCCACGGCAAGAAAGTAA
- a CDS encoding DUF1540 domain-containing protein — MERTAVKACATTTCAYNSDGCTAFAVTIGGAEGVASCTTSLTIDARGDLAAADGKVGACQRLECVHNTDLMCTASAVDIADHANCMTYEAR; from the coding sequence ATGGAAAGGACAGCTGTAAAGGCCTGCGCAACAACCACTTGTGCCTACAACAGCGATGGATGCACCGCGTTCGCGGTGACGATTGGCGGCGCCGAAGGCGTTGCCTCCTGTACGACCTCCCTGACGATTGATGCTCGCGGCGACCTCGCTGCCGCAGACGGCAAGGTAGGTGCCTGCCAGCGCCTCGAATGTGTACACAACACCGACCTTATGTGCACGGCTTCCGCGGTTGATATCGCGGACCACGCCAACTGCATGACCTACGAAGCTCGCTAA
- a CDS encoding aldehyde dehydrogenase family protein: METLNLFINGEFVPAVSGKTREIECPADREVHTHASEAGTEDVANAIASARAEFDSGEWPRKTVGERADILRRIADRLVADKAEIARHESLDTGKTFAESEGDVDDVVSVFRHYANMASASGGRVVETSNPGISSRIVHEPVGVCALIAPWNYPLLQISWKVAPALLMGNTIIMKPSELTPRTTYDLTKIMVEEGVSPNAVQLILGDGGVVGPAMTESEDVDMVSFTGGLATGSSIMASSAGTVKRVTLELGGKNPNVVFADADMEAAIDNALTAIFLDSGQVCSAGARLVVEESIHDEVVDELVRRAKNIRMGGPFDEKSETGPLISAQHRDKVHTYVQHAVEQGAKLLVGGEIPGGELANGYYYPPTILDGCDRSMDCVHDESFGPVLTVETFTGETDEEKERNALEIANDTVYGLAGAVWTSDVSRAERVARGLRHGTIWINDYHPYVAQAEWGGMKRSGNGRELGLMGLDEYVEVKHIWHNTQPQPAGWFDA; encoded by the coding sequence GTGGAAACACTGAATTTATTCATTAATGGAGAATTCGTCCCAGCAGTATCCGGAAAGACGCGCGAGATTGAATGTCCGGCAGACCGGGAGGTGCACACTCACGCTTCCGAGGCTGGCACCGAGGACGTGGCTAATGCAATTGCCTCGGCGCGCGCAGAGTTTGATAGCGGAGAGTGGCCCCGCAAGACCGTTGGCGAACGTGCAGATATCCTTCGCCGCATTGCGGACCGCCTGGTCGCTGACAAGGCGGAGATTGCCCGCCACGAGTCGCTCGACACCGGCAAGACCTTTGCCGAGTCGGAAGGCGACGTTGATGATGTCGTTTCCGTATTCCGTCACTATGCGAACATGGCGTCCGCTTCGGGTGGCCGCGTTGTGGAGACATCGAATCCCGGCATTTCTTCCCGGATCGTTCACGAGCCGGTGGGCGTGTGTGCGCTGATCGCGCCCTGGAATTACCCGCTGCTTCAGATCTCGTGGAAGGTTGCCCCGGCGCTTCTCATGGGCAACACGATCATCATGAAGCCTTCTGAGCTGACTCCCCGCACCACATACGACCTGACGAAGATCATGGTCGAAGAGGGCGTGAGCCCGAACGCAGTCCAGCTGATCCTGGGTGATGGCGGGGTTGTTGGTCCGGCTATGACCGAATCCGAGGACGTTGACATGGTTTCGTTCACCGGTGGCCTCGCCACCGGGTCGTCGATCATGGCCTCGTCCGCTGGCACCGTCAAGCGCGTCACCCTTGAGCTTGGTGGTAAGAACCCGAACGTTGTCTTTGCCGACGCCGACATGGAAGCCGCAATCGACAATGCGCTCACGGCGATCTTCCTTGATTCTGGCCAGGTGTGCTCCGCCGGTGCCCGTCTGGTTGTCGAGGAGTCAATCCACGACGAGGTTGTGGATGAACTGGTTCGTAGGGCGAAGAACATCCGGATGGGCGGCCCGTTCGATGAGAAGTCGGAGACCGGCCCCCTTATTTCCGCTCAGCACCGCGACAAGGTCCACACGTACGTCCAGCACGCGGTAGAGCAGGGCGCAAAGCTTCTGGTTGGCGGGGAGATCCCCGGAGGGGAACTCGCCAACGGCTACTACTACCCGCCCACCATCCTCGATGGTTGCGATAGGTCTATGGACTGCGTCCATGACGAATCCTTCGGCCCGGTTCTCACCGTGGAAACCTTCACCGGTGAGACGGATGAGGAGAAGGAGCGGAACGCTCTCGAGATTGCCAACGACACGGTTTACGGTCTCGCTGGCGCCGTGTGGACTTCCGATGTGTCGCGTGCGGAGCGGGTTGCTCGAGGACTCCGTCACGGAACCATCTGGATTAACGACTACCACCCCTACGTCGCTCAGGCCGAGTGGGGTGGAATGAAGCGTTCCGGCAATGGCCGGGAGCTCGGACTCATGGGATTGGACGAGTATGTGGAGGTGAAGCACATCTGGCACAACACACAGCCGCAGCCCGCTGGCTGGTTTGATGCCTAA
- a CDS encoding DMT family transporter — MTLGFTALVTAIVGEVAGTMSLRKATTGSKAWFVAVAGSYVFAFSMLSVSLAQGLPLGLAYGIWAAAGVALTAILSKVLFEEPLTPVMGAGIALIVGGVLLIQVGSAY, encoded by the coding sequence ATGACATTAGGATTCACTGCCCTTGTCACCGCTATCGTTGGTGAGGTTGCTGGCACCATGTCGCTTCGCAAGGCGACAACCGGCTCAAAGGCATGGTTCGTTGCGGTTGCTGGTAGCTACGTCTTTGCCTTCAGCATGCTTTCCGTGTCGCTCGCCCAGGGGCTACCTCTTGGTCTTGCCTACGGCATTTGGGCCGCCGCAGGAGTTGCTCTAACCGCGATCCTTAGCAAGGTCCTCTTTGAAGAGCCCCTGACCCCGGTCATGGGAGCCGGCATCGCCCTCATCGTCGGTGGAGTCCTACTTATCCAAGTGGGATCCGCGTACTGA